AAGAACCAagttaggatatgatatattcaccaaataaggtaagtatactgacctctttcatccattttttctgctggaaaAGTATAGAAATTCGTTCTATAATTGTATGAATTCATTGGACGATGAttggaagtcgtgagttcgagttattcaacttatagtggactgttttgtgggttgtttcatgttgttgttgggttgtctATTTTGCTACAGTGTTATGGAGTTTGGGAGGagaaagggtgtggagaaacactaCATAATGGCGGAGTGGTGGTCTGGTCGTTCATCGTaacatttttattttgtttgacactactatggttgtcgctttgtgtatgaagtgattgggggtgtgttgggctgttttgtggtattttgtgatggatataaggttggaaaatgatgtatatatgttattattgttgtgttcttgtgtttttggtgttatctcgaattgggaggaagtaaagattataaTGAAGATATtacccgttttaatacaaaataaacttgttgttcgttgtgcgatagttgtacctttcgtaacttaatgatagtattattatcattgttgtagattaaggtgcgacgAGACAAGTTCAGCATGTTTATTAgacagattgtgataaggtatgttaaggctaaacctttccttcattttgacatgatccagtaactacatgtgtttgatgacgagacataaagagaagttcgtattcctgaatttatgtacattatcctagtcttgtaagttacaatattgtCTCtcatcgggactttatattcagttaagtattgtcttctttcagtcaagagagcagagagtctatatatatacagtattactgTATTTCCACCACCACCGAGCTATAATAGGTGGGTAGGCTCCTATTGAGCAACCTATGATCAGatgataagttatataccgagcctactgtggccgagcgcctatgggCGAGCCCAAAATGGCTGAGATACAGAtcctagtatggctgagcgcctatgaacAAGCCTACCATGGCAAAgaagttacacgtaccgagccttataggggcgaacaactattttacttactatattaagagggttgagttagtatcagcaggtaagcatatcttcagattatctttaacTCCCAgctactttcagttattatattatcagttcagttttagctttcagttattctgttgccttacatacttggtacattatttcgtaccgacgtcccttttgccggagacactacatttcatgcctgcaggtcctgatagatagctggatagacctttccagtagacagagtcaaacatcagcttggttggtaagctacACTTCCTCGGAGTTTCCAGGGTTTAGaacttggagtccattttatatatacatgtttgatgggtaggtcgagacCCTGTCCCAACCATGATActgttcagttatctctagaggcttgtagacgagtcctgtatatttcGTATATCAGTATTGTGGCCTTGCCAACTCTATGTGCGTGTTAGCTTCATATTGCTGGTTGTAGACATTCATAGTGGCCTCGTCGGCCTTGATTGGTATTGTCAGCTCGCAGGTAGGCCtcgtcggcctaagttgagggttacccctccagagttcataATTACAAAGTAGTACGCTCGGGCCAAATATGGTACCGCATGCCGGCCACGCCTCCccagatttgggtcgtgacacccagcGTACCGATCATATATTAGACAAATACATGAACATTGTCTGATAACGTGCTCCTTCAAATGGTTTAAAAatcatgtccaagtctcttgacTTTCGTTAGCATAAATAGAAAAGGCAAGGGAAAATATTTGGCTATTAGCATCTACTCCAATGACAATCAACATCTTTATATCGTACTTTTCGTACACAGGTATGCCGTCTATGGATATTCTTGGCCGGCAATGAACAAAACCATCAATGGATAGTTTAAATGCCCAAAACACATATCTGAATATTTTTGTGGAATGTCAGAATGCTAGTCGTGCTTctattcaacaacagtcccggaaTTAAAGTATTGCAAAGCAGCCATGTACCTCGGTAGAACCACAAATGACTTATTCCAGTTGGCATTAACAATATCAAACACACGTTTACGCCCGAGAAGTGCCTTTCTTTTAATAATGGTACACCAACATACATGCACAACTGATGTTATGCACTCTTTTACCTTGTACCTTATGGTcgattcaatgtgtggaatcaagacaagggAAATCAAATCAACGTTTAAGTTAAAAAGATTCCCATTGAATATGTCCATATTTCAATTATGCTTGCCAATGTATTTTCCCACAACCCACATATTAGTTTTCAATTTTCTCCCACGCACCCTTACAACCTTGGTCCCATCTGCAACAAATGACCTTATATGTTTTTTAGATGACTCAACAACCTCGATCTCACATAAGTTTTTTATGCTGTAAATTCGCACAGCCCTGCTGAGGTAAGAGTTGTCACTGAAAAGCATATTTTTACAGAGCTCTGTTGGTCTACTTTCATCCCATATTGCTATACGAATATCATCAAGAttccttgtgagggcatccacatccggcatacttggcaagtgatcaaggtagggaatctcccttaAATGAAAGGGCACACACAACTCGTACACTGGTGGTTAATGGTAGGTGGAGTCTGCATATACTGAGCATGCTGAGTGATGGCATCATGCACCATCATCAAATTTGGTTGCTCATTGTCACTCTCACATGTGAAATATGGTTCCTCATCATCACTCTCATCAAGGAATGGCGTTTCATCGCCTAACTCATCAGtgttgttgtcataatcactgtgATCTTCCTCACTCCGTGCATATACCATATCCCGATTCAATATATTATCATCGCCCAACCGAATTAGGATAAGACCGTCATGTTGCTTATTTTCTCTACACAAtcaataaaataattgagtgttAACCGTAGTTTGTGGAACATCAGTACTGTTAGCGTCTTCAGACTTTACGTACATTTCCAGCATGCTTAACACAAGAACATCCATGTGTTCATCCGGTGTCCTAAAAATATCTTGCAGAGTTTCATCGTTATCGATGTTAAATCGGCTTAACACGCCACACCTTGTGGAATAAgcgaatacggatatcttccggttatcTTTAAATTAACCGAACGTTTACTCACACTCATTCTTTTGTAATTCAAAGATACCAATTTGTGGTACTCCAATGTGAGTGATACCTTAACAATACActgtggagaacaactatagTGTACTGAGTTATTCTCTAACACAGTCTCACCGGCCCAATATAAAGCAAACCTTATTTTTCGCTCATCAGACATCGTAGCAAAGTTCAAAAAGAACTTTGTATATATTGATGAAGATAAAGGGATGCATAAAGGATGCTGAAGAACAAATGCGAATTGGTTCAAATtcactcaaaaataattttttcaagaATGAACATTCGTCCTTAGGTAAACAACTATAAATTCCTTAGGCATGTGAAATGTCAGTATAATGCATGTAATAAATGCGTTGTACATATAGCACCTGTATTACATGCGCTATACTGTTAATCATCATGTCGGTCATAATATTCAGTATAACGTATGCATTAAATGCGCTATACTTTAACGAGGTAACTGGTCGTTAAGATATAGCGCATGTAAAATATGTGCTATGTATAAAATGGTACTCGTCTTTGTTTTCACCTATTTTGATATCTTGAGTCGAAATAATTATTAAGGTTTCAGACTCTTTGTCGACGTATAATAATAAAGTCCAGATAGTTTGAtcaatatttttctttcatatttcGAAAAATTATTAACATGATcttcaaaatttatatatattaatctATTTTTAGTTGTAGCTATTCAAAGTTTAATTTATTCATATTTCTCGTGACAATATAAAAAACGACGAGAAAGGATAGTATTCCCCTCTACttgttttctgtttttctttttttgttcttctcgtgaattttactctttttttttagatttttcacCTGGTTTTCTGTATCAACATTAGGATTCTAACTAATTCGAAATTGAGGAATCATATTCATCCCACTATAATAGCGGCCTTCTTGTAAATTCGAAAAAATTACTTTTATCTCCTCTTTTGATTCCCAATTGTGACCCCTCGTTTTTTCTACTCCAACTAGTAAAAATTTCACGAGGCACTCTAATTTGTCACTCTTATTTAATTTGTATGCACTTTTCTCAAAAAGTTTAATTGGTACCCAAAGTAAGACAAGCTGCCTTTTCTCTGtttttcctcctcctcctcctcctcctcctccttcttagTTGTTTTACAATTGTGTTTTTGAATTTATAGCAATGAAGTATAATGCTTTGAAGAGGtgggtcttgaattttaaatataaaaagttaGTTTTAAATCAAATGGTGTCACTAGAAAAGATTGAAAACATTATTAAATCACCATTGTTGCAAGATGAGTTTATtagatttgttgttgttttaacaaattaaaaattatagtTCGTTCTTTATGATAGTTGAATTATGTTTCACATTTGAGCTAATCTTGGTAGATTTGgatgttgaattgtatattgaattattttaatttttttcttcatttcttggCAAAAAAAAATTCCAGCTGAACATCTGCACTTCAGATGCACATGTCTAAGCGCATGCAAAACATTGGCTGCACTTCAGTCGTCATGTGTGTCTTAAGTGCAAAAATGACTGCACTTAAGACTGATATGACTGGAGTGCAACCAATTCTTGCATGCACTCAAGACATGTGCGTCTGCACTTTAGTCATATTTTGCTGCAGGCAAAAATTGCTGCACTTTAGCCCTATGCAGTTGAAGTGCATGCAAAAATGCATGAACTTTAGTCATAATTGTCTGAAGTTCATTCTTGTATGtgacttttcaacttcaaataaaaTTTGTAACTTTAGACGCGAATTTTACTACTTCAATTACGTATGTCGGAAGTTGTATCCGAAACGGGTGACTTTAAACTCAAGGTACAACTTAAACGGCGGTCCCAAAATCGGCATTTGTGCACTTTCACACATACAATAAGTTTCTTCCGAAGCAATAGGTAGTAAGTATGTCTTAATCAACATACAATGACTATTTTGTATATCATTTATTAAAAATGACTAATTTTTATATCAATTTAATTGATATCGACATTCTAAATTTGTAGTGCTATTTGTACATATtgtttttttacaattttaaaattaagaaattaCTTTTTaagatctcttatgtgtaaatgttattaataaaagtaaaatttttatgtgtaaaaaaaaagttaaagtcataaaactaaaaacaaattcGTAAAGAACCACAAACCCAATTAACCCTTAAATTTTTGCATCGAATAGTGGCTAGTTAGGTATTGAATAGAACCTCTGCAAAAGAATTTAAAAGAGCATCTCTCAATAGGTAGAATACTTATAATTTTGCACAAAGTGAACCTAAGGGGACAAACTTTATCCTCATTGTCGAAATATTTAAAAGAAAGTAATCAGAATAAAATCATTAAATAAtaagaatataaatatatttttaataaaacatTCCCCATGGTGAAGGCCCCCAATTATTTCCACAATTAATCAAATGTCAGGAGTTTAATCATTCTTAATTATATCGATAATATCTGtaatataatatttttcttttagagTCACCAAGGTGGCTATGCAAATTATATGTTGCACTTTATGCCAATTACagtatatttaattaaattacttagaaAAAAAGTATTTCTGGTCCTATCCACTAGGATAAAAGGAACATCATATTTTAGCTAAAGCATTGGAATAAAATAAGAATATCCATCAATGTTTTTCCTTCGGTATCCTAGCTAGTGTTCCACATACAGAAAGCTTCAGTTTTGTCACATTTGAAAGATATAATTGGAGAGAATTTCAaacaagaataataaataaaaagtattttctatATTGTATTATGCTGTAACCTCACTGAAAGAAACGTTGACGTTGTCTACGGCGTATTTTAAGTGCAAGTAACAGTTAATTAGATCATATATGTTGGTTAATGCAGGACATCGTACAAATACTTTTAGCTTTAGGAAAGAATTGAAATCGAAAAACTATCTTAGGTCTTTATCAAAACGTGCTCAATCTTTTGTTCTCTTTCACCCAAATGGATGTTGATTTGGATTGATTTCCAAAATAATTAACATCAAAttgtttattttttgaaaaagtatTTAAAGCCGTCTTGTTTTGTACATATTGTAAGATAATTAG
The nucleotide sequence above comes from Nicotiana tabacum cultivar K326 chromosome 12, ASM71507v2, whole genome shotgun sequence. Encoded proteins:
- the LOC142167182 gene encoding uncharacterized protein LOC142167182 produces the protein MDIFNGNLFNLNVDLISLVLIPHIESTIRYKVKECITSVVHVCWCTIIKRKALLGRKRVFDIVNANWNKSFVVLPRYVFWAFKLSIDGFVHCRPRISIDGIPVYEKYDIKMLIVIGVDANSQIFSLAFSIYANESQETWT